From one Ooceraea biroi isolate clonal line C1 chromosome 7, Obir_v5.4, whole genome shotgun sequence genomic stretch:
- the LOC109610999 gene encoding peritrophin-1-like — MMKSALVFCLIIAFVVAGPPLPQPGDSEESLSPQCRTPKCPATKTDGDTPVTLPYPLDCLQYIICEESGPRTVACPGDLVFNKNTGKCDTRQNANCVPCWQQPA, encoded by the exons ATGATGAAGTCCGCGCTGGTGTTCTGTTTGATCATCGCTTTCGTCGTCGCTGGACCACCACTCCCTCAGCCAGGAGACTCCGAGGAATCCCTGTCTCCTCAATGTCGAACCCCAAAATGTCCAGCTACAAAAACTGACGGCGATACCCCGGTCACTTTGCCTTATCCACTGGACTGCTTGCAGTACATCATATGCGAGGAATCTGGTCCTCGCACTGTCGCGTGTCCGGGAGATTTAGTCTTCAATAAG AATACCGGCAAGTGCGACACCCGGCAAAATGCAAACTGTGTACCTTGTTGGCAGCAGCCAGCTTGA